The Rhodothermales bacterium DNA segment TGGACTGCTCGAGGCCGGAACGCCCTACGCCGCGATTCTGGACGCGTACCAGCCGGACTCCACGGTCTCGGTCCGGTTCGATACGACACTCGTAGAAGGCGAGACGTCCTCGATATATGACCGCGCATTTGATCAGCCGGTGGGTGGTCACACGGAGGTGCTTACCTACTCCGCAGGGCGCATCGTCCTCATCAACGACGGCGTGGAGCCCTCCAGGCCAAAGACATTCCGGGAGGCGCGCGCCGAGGTTGTGTCTGAATATCAGACCACGCTGGAAGAGCGGCTTGTTGCCGGACTACGCAACAAATACGGGGTGGTCACCTATCCGGAGCGCCTGAGCCGGGCCTTTGCGCCGGCGGTCGTGGAAGAGTGAGGCTGCCGGCCTTATTTGTATCGGCCAGTCTCGCGCTGGCCGCCTGCAATGGGGGCGCCGTTCCGGATGAGTACGTGGCTCGTCTGGGGTCGGAGACCCTGTCGCGACAGGAACTTGACCAGGCCCTCATCGGCGTGGCCGGCCAGGCCGACTCGCTGGATGCCGCCAGACAGGTTCTTGAGCAGTGGGTGACGAACCAGCTGCTTTTCGCCGAGGCGCTCCGCCGCGGTATTGACCGGGACCCGGGGGTCCGGAAAAACGTGGAGGAGGCCGAGCGGGCTGTGGTCGTGGATGCACTCCTTGAGGAGTTGTACGGAGAGGCCGCCGATGGTCCTACGCCCGAGGAGGTGCTGGACTACTACAACCAGAACCAGGAGCGTCTGCGGCTGGTGGAGCCGTATGTGCGCCTCAGGTACATCATGACCGACAGCCTGGAATTGGCGCGTGAAGTACGCCGATCCCTCGCGCGACTGGATTCGTCCGACACCGCAGCCTGGGAAGACCTGGTTGCGCGTGCATCTGATGTCCCGGACCTCTCCTTCTCC contains these protein-coding regions:
- a CDS encoding peptidyl-prolyl cis-trans isomerase → MARLGSETLSRQELDQALIGVAGQADSLDAARQVLEQWVTNQLLFAEALRRGIDRDPGVRKNVEEAERAVVVDALLEELYGEAADGPTPEEVLDYYNQNQERLRLVEPYVRLRYIMTDSLELAREVRRSLARLDSSDTAAWEDLVARASDVPDLSFSLASSLVPETRAFSEYPQVAATVEALQPGRTGAVVADRGVYHIVQVLERVPAGTVPRQTWIEGALRQQLRIESRKLLYARLVQRLRNEALAREQLDIR